The Agreia sp. COWG nucleotide sequence TCCTGGACGCGCAGCCCCGGCGCACTGTCGTTCGGGCCGCTGCGCGCGGGTCGCGCTAGCCCCAGGGCCTGGATGACCTGGCGGCCCAGTACTCCTCGGCCGGCTGCGCCAGCGAGGCGAGGCGTTCCTCGTCGATCGAGGGCACCTTCGCTGCGAGGTTCTGCTTCAGCTGCTTGCGCGTCACGGCACCCGTGAGAACGATGTCGGCCCACGGGTGCGAGACCGCGGCGCCGATGGCGAGCCCGTCGAGGCGCTGGCCGTCGTCGGCGGCGAGAGCGGCGGCATCCGGCGCGTCGTTCTGGGCGCTCTTCGAGGTGAGCCTGCCGTTCGCCAGCACCTCTTTGACGACGACCAGCCAGCGGGCGTCGTTCGCAGCGGTGAGGGCCTCGCCGGCGGAGGGCTCGAGCAGATTCCAGGTGCTCTGCACCGCCGAGAACGGGGAGTCCGTGAGAGCCAGCGCCCGCTCGAGCACGGCGGCCTGCGATGCTCCGCTCGTCGAGAAGCCCACGCGGACCCCCTCGGCCGCGAGCTCGCGCAGGCGATCGAGCAGCGCGCCGTCGTCGAGCGCAGGGCTGTCGGGCGTGAGCGAGTGGATGAGGTACACGTCGGGCTGCGTTCCGAGCGCCAGCGTCGTCTCGCCCCACTGCCGCTCGAACATGGCGAGGGTGTGCTCTTTGCGCTCCTGCACCGGGGCGTCGACTCGCCAGTCGCCGAGGTACTCGTAGCCCCACTTCGAACCGATGGTCAGTTCGTCGCGATACCCCGGATGCGCGTCGAGCCACGATCCGAGAAACTCCTCTGCGCGGCCGTACGACCGCGCCGCGTCGATGTACCGGATGCCCAGCCACCACGCCGCATCCAGCACGGCGTGCGCCCGCTCGCGCATCGCATCCACGGTTCGATCCGCCGCCGCACCGAGGTCGACGTCGCGGCCGGCCGTGATGTAGGCGGGGCGGCCGAGTGCGGCGAGGCCGAGCCCCAGTCGGGAGGCGATGCTGGTCTGTGGCTCGATCTCGTCCATGCTCCGAGCCTACGCGCGCGGGCTCGCGCGGCATCCGCGCCGGGCGCGGCGGCTACTCCTGCGCCGTCGCGGAGGGCACGTAGACGCTCTGCACGAACGTCTCGAAGGCCGAGGTGTCGTCGAGGGCGCCCGTATACGCCTTGCCGTTGACGACGATGAGCGGTGTCTTCGTGAGCGTGGCCACGTCGGAGTTCGGAACGGCCGCGGCCGCCCTCTTCGTGGCATTCGACACCCAGGCGTCGAAGGCGCCCGAGGTGATGCAGTCCGCGACCGCCGTGTCTGTGACGCCGGCCTTCTTCACGAGGGCGACGAGCGCGTCGGCGCTCTGGGCCGCGCTGCCCGCGGCGGCGAGTGCCGTGTTCACGGCCGGAACGGAGTTGGGAACCGCGTCGGCGACGCACGCCACCGCATTGGCGGCCCGCGTCGAATAGTTCTGGTTCACCGAGTCGAGCAGGGACACCGGATGCAGTTCCAGCGTCGCGTAGCCCGACGTCACCCACGAGAGCACGGCGCTTCCGTTCGTCTTCTCGAAGAGGTCGGCGTCGTCGCTGCCGTAGTCGGCGTACACGACCAGGTGCAGAATGCCGTCGCTCGTGTCGAGGGTGGCGGCAGCGGGCTGGGCGTCATCCGGCATGCCCGCGGCGCTCGCGGCCGTGACCGTCTTGCCGTCACCCGAGAAGAGAACGCCGTCGCTCGCCATGTTCGCGGGGCCTGTCGCCGGCGCCGGAGTCAACCCGGAGACCACCATGACCACCCCCACGGTGAGGGCCGCAAGCCCCACGACTATGCCGCCGGTGCGCAGCACGATCTTCTTGCGCCGACGCTTCTTGGCGGCCTCCTCGCGCCGGATGCGTGCGATCTCTCGGGCGAGCGCCTTGCGGTCTTTTTTGGACAGCCCCTCGAACAGGGTCTTCTCGGCACTCATCAGCGGGATCTCCTCGGGGGCCAGACGCGACCACACGACGCTAGGGAGCGTACTTTCGACGCAGCTATGAGCCCGCCCGAAAAGTGCTGGGCGCTGCCCCGCTACCGACCGCGATCGAGGTGTTCCCGGGTGAGCGCGTCCATCTCGTCGTCGCTCAGGGCATCCATCTGCTTCGCGTCGCGTCGGTCGAGGCGCGACCAGCGCACGAACAGCAGAATCAGAATCGGTACGTCGGCGATCTCGGCGATGAACCACAACAGATCGCCGGCGAGGTGCTGGTCGTGCAGGGGGTTCGGCCACCATCCGGGCAAGGCCGAGGCCGCGACCGCGCCGACCCCCGACGCGACACCGGGGCCGACGCCATCCAGAATGCCGTCGTTCAG carries:
- a CDS encoding aldo/keto reductase; its protein translation is MDEIEPQTSIASRLGLGLAALGRPAYITAGRDVDLGAAADRTVDAMRERAHAVLDAAWWLGIRYIDAARSYGRAEEFLGSWLDAHPGYRDELTIGSKWGYEYLGDWRVDAPVQERKEHTLAMFERQWGETTLALGTQPDVYLIHSLTPDSPALDDGALLDRLRELAAEGVRVGFSTSGASQAAVLERALALTDSPFSAVQSTWNLLEPSAGEALTAANDARWLVVVKEVLANGRLTSKSAQNDAPDAAALAADDGQRLDGLAIGAAVSHPWADIVLTGAVTRKQLKQNLAAKVPSIDEERLASLAQPAEEYWAARSSRPWG
- a CDS encoding thioredoxin domain-containing protein, whose product is MSAEKTLFEGLSKKDRKALAREIARIRREEAAKKRRRKKIVLRTGGIVVGLAALTVGVVMVVSGLTPAPATGPANMASDGVLFSGDGKTVTAASAAGMPDDAQPAAATLDTSDGILHLVVYADYGSDDADLFEKTNGSAVLSWVTSGYATLELHPVSLLDSVNQNYSTRAANAVACVADAVPNSVPAVNTALAAAGSAAQSADALVALVKKAGVTDTAVADCITSGAFDAWVSNATKRAAAAVPNSDVATLTKTPLIVVNGKAYTGALDDTSAFETFVQSVYVPSATAQE